The stretch of DNA TTGCTTCGCTTTCTCCAAAGAAAAGTAATGTGAGCAGTATTACAATGTTTGCAAGCCCCAGTTTAGCACCTGGTATTGGTGATATAGGTGGTTCTATCAGATTTAATACAATACCTAGCGCAATGAGAATGGATAGATAAATGAGTTCTTTTAATTTAATATGTGATCGAGTCGATTTCATTTTTTTCTTCTCCTACGATGGAAATTGATATGCGGTTAGGCAAGCAAACTATACTTTCACCAACTTTACTGACCCATCCTTGCTTTATGCACAGTTCGTCGTGACAAGTAGACTCAATAATATGCACTTTTCCGTTTTTTACTTGCATAGTAATCGTTCCCTCTTTGCTTTTTATTGTGGTTATTATTTCTGTTGTTTCATTTAGCGGTATTTGCTGCACTATTTCTCCATCACTTCTTATAACGATTGTTTTTTTTGCCTTACTTATGCTTACAAAAGTATATTGCCCAATTGCAAATATAAAAATTATTACAAGGATTAAAGCAAGAAGCTTGTCACCCTTTTCCATTTTCAAGTATAAGAGAATCTTTTAATTCTTCGCTGCAGAACACGTTCAAATCACTGTCAATTACTGCAATATCAACGTTAAATTTTTTTGCATTTTGCAATGCCTCATTTTTTCCTATTATAAAAAAAGCAGTAGAAAGTGCATCACCATAGTATCCTTTGTCTGATACAATTGTAACTGAAAAGATTTTATCTGCCGGGTGTCCATTAAATGGATTTATAAGATGACAGTATCTTTTGTTGTTTTTAATGAAAAAACGTTCATAATCGCCGGAAGTAGAAATAAATTTAGTTCCTTCAATATTTAGAGTACCGATGATTCC from Caldisericota bacterium encodes:
- a CDS encoding NusG domain II-containing protein — its product is MEKGDKLLALILVIIFIFAIGQYTFVSISKAKKTIVIRSDGEIVQQIPLNETTEIITTIKSKEGTITMQVKNGKVHIIESTCHDELCIKQGWVSKVGESIVCLPNRISISIVGEEKNEIDSITY